The proteins below come from a single Methylobacterium sp. SyP6R genomic window:
- a CDS encoding transporter substrate-binding domain-containing protein, which produces MTIRSALALVLSLALGTAGTARADDTVPATVRIATEGAYAPYNFTKPDGTLDGYEIELGREICARAKLKCEFVAQDWDGVVPGLNAKKFDAIMSGMTITDARLKVVDFTKPYSGDSSGFAVDRNGPLAKLPLSGEKFSLANEADAQKALDTIKPLLKGKTVGVQVSTIHAAFMDKYLKGTVEVREYKTTEQHDLDLAAGRLDAIFANDAPLRATAEKPEFAGTVMLAGPRFRGGILGRGVAMGLRKGEAKLKARLDEGIDSVIADGTLKKLSLKWFKADLTPQS; this is translated from the coding sequence ATGACAATCAGGTCTGCTCTCGCCCTCGTCCTGTCCCTCGCCCTCGGCACCGCCGGGACGGCCCGGGCCGACGACACGGTGCCGGCGACGGTGAGAATCGCCACCGAAGGCGCCTACGCGCCCTACAACTTCACCAAGCCCGACGGCACCCTCGACGGCTACGAGATCGAGCTCGGCCGCGAGATCTGCGCCCGCGCCAAGCTGAAATGCGAGTTCGTGGCTCAGGACTGGGACGGCGTGGTGCCGGGCCTCAACGCCAAGAAGTTCGACGCCATCATGTCGGGCATGACCATCACCGACGCCCGGCTGAAGGTGGTCGACTTCACCAAGCCCTATAGCGGCGATTCCTCGGGCTTCGCGGTCGACCGCAACGGGCCGCTCGCCAAGTTGCCCTTGAGCGGAGAGAAGTTCAGCCTGGCGAACGAGGCCGACGCCCAGAAGGCCCTCGACACGATCAAGCCGCTCCTCAAGGGCAAGACCGTCGGCGTCCAGGTCTCGACCATCCACGCCGCCTTCATGGACAAGTACCTTAAGGGCACCGTCGAGGTGCGCGAGTACAAGACCACCGAGCAGCACGACCTCGACCTCGCCGCCGGCCGCCTCGACGCGATCTTCGCCAACGACGCGCCGCTCCGGGCCACCGCCGAGAAGCCGGAATTCGCCGGCACGGTGATGCTGGCAGGTCCCCGCTTTCGCGGCGGCATCCTCGGCCGCGGCGTGGCGATGGGCCTGCGCAAGGGCGAGGCGAAGCTGAAGGCGCGGCTCGACGAGGGCATCGATTCGGTGATCGCCGACGGCACCCTGAAGAAGCTCTCCCTCAAGTGGTTCAAGGCGGACCTGACCCCGCAGAGCTGA
- a CDS encoding ABC transporter permease, whose translation MSAFTLLGFGPGGWGGALLLAAGTTLALALCGFLLGAVLGGLAASAKLSGLLPLRLAADGYTTLLRGVPDLLVIYLLYFGGSAALGNIAGLFGVTGFVGVPAFGVGVAALGIISGAYQAEVFRGAYLALDRGQIEAARAVGMHRGLILRRVVAPLVARDALPGLGNVWQILLKDSALVSVTGLVELLRQAQVGAGSTRQPFTFYLAAGALYLAITSLSTWGFSRAEAHARRGTR comes from the coding sequence GTGAGCGCCTTCACCCTTCTCGGCTTCGGCCCCGGCGGCTGGGGCGGCGCGCTGCTGCTCGCCGCCGGCACCACGCTGGCGCTCGCCCTGTGCGGCTTCCTCCTCGGCGCCGTGCTCGGCGGGTTGGCGGCGAGCGCCAAGCTCTCCGGCCTCCTGCCCCTGCGGCTTGCCGCCGACGGCTACACCACGCTCCTGCGCGGCGTGCCCGACCTGCTGGTGATCTACCTCTTGTATTTCGGCGGCAGCGCGGCCCTGGGCAACATCGCAGGCCTGTTCGGCGTCACCGGCTTCGTCGGGGTACCGGCCTTCGGAGTCGGCGTCGCGGCACTCGGGATCATCTCGGGCGCCTACCAGGCCGAGGTCTTTCGCGGCGCCTATCTCGCCCTCGACCGCGGGCAGATCGAGGCGGCGCGCGCCGTCGGCATGCATCGCGGGCTGATCCTGCGCCGGGTCGTGGCGCCGCTGGTCGCCCGCGACGCCCTGCCCGGCCTCGGCAACGTCTGGCAGATCCTGCTCAAGGATTCGGCGCTCGTCTCGGTGACGGGCCTCGTCGAATTGCTGCGACAGGCCCAGGTCGGGGCCGGCTCGACCCGCCAGCCCTTCACCTTCTACCTCGCGGCCGGCGCCCTCTACCTCGCCATCACCTCGCTCTCGACCTGGGGTTTCTCGCGGGCCGAGGCCCATGCCCGCCGGGGGACCCGATGA
- a CDS encoding ABC transporter permease, producing the protein MIDVAFLESTIRTLLGGVPLTLSLTAGSVALGGVLAAFAAWGRLSGVAPADWLARLYIFVFRGTPLLVQIFLIYYGLGQFRPTLQAWGLWTFFREPYWCALLALALNTGAYTAEIFRGAVLSVPYGALVAGRACGMPRLLLFRRVTLPLAARQALPAYGNEVISVVKATSLASTITLMEITGIAQKLIAQSFRALEVFVCAGAFYLVLTFVIIGLLRLAEAWLSPDLRPRPVARPA; encoded by the coding sequence ATGATCGACGTCGCGTTCCTCGAATCGACCATCCGCACGCTGCTCGGCGGCGTGCCCCTCACCTTGAGCCTCACCGCCGGCTCGGTGGCGCTCGGCGGCGTGCTGGCCGCTTTCGCGGCGTGGGGCCGCCTCTCGGGTGTCGCCCCGGCGGACTGGCTCGCCCGCCTCTATATCTTCGTGTTCCGCGGCACGCCGCTGCTCGTGCAGATCTTCCTGATCTATTACGGGCTCGGCCAGTTCCGCCCCACGCTCCAGGCCTGGGGCCTGTGGACGTTCTTCCGCGAGCCGTACTGGTGCGCGCTGCTGGCACTGGCGCTCAATACCGGCGCCTACACGGCCGAGATCTTCCGGGGTGCGGTGCTGTCGGTGCCCTATGGCGCCCTGGTGGCGGGGCGGGCCTGCGGCATGCCGCGGCTCCTGCTGTTTCGCCGCGTCACCCTGCCGCTCGCCGCCCGCCAGGCCCTGCCGGCCTACGGCAACGAGGTGATCTCGGTGGTCAAGGCGACCTCGCTCGCCTCCACCATCACGCTGATGGAGATCACCGGCATCGCCCAGAAGCTGATCGCCCAGAGCTTCCGCGCGCTGGAGGTCTTCGTCTGCGCCGGCGCCTTCTACCTCGTCCTCACCTTCGTGATCATCGGGCTTTTGCGGCTCGCCGAGGCCTGGCTGTCGCCGGACCTGCGCCCGCGCCCGGTGGCTCGCCCCGCCTGA
- a CDS encoding ABC transporter ATP-binding protein: MLAPSPTRPEAVAVRDLHKHFGHLEVLRGVSLSAREGEVVAILGSSGSGKSTLLRCINLLEVPEAGEVVVGDEPVAWRARRGGRVPADTKQVDRIRARVGMVFQSFNLWSHRTVLENVIEAPVHVLGRPKSECIAEAEGLLAKVGIADKRDHYPAHLSGGQQQRAAIARALAMHPRVLLFDEPTSALDPERVAEVLRVMRALAEEGRTMLVVTHEMAFARDVAHRVVFLHEGRILEDGPSEQVFSAPQSERFRQFLARGE; the protein is encoded by the coding sequence ATGCTGGCCCCCTCGCCCACCCGTCCCGAGGCCGTCGCGGTCCGCGACCTGCACAAGCATTTCGGCCACCTCGAAGTCCTGCGCGGCGTCTCGCTCTCGGCCCGGGAGGGCGAGGTGGTGGCGATCCTCGGCTCATCCGGCTCCGGCAAGTCGACGCTCTTGCGCTGCATCAACCTCCTCGAGGTGCCGGAGGCCGGCGAGGTCGTGGTCGGCGACGAACCGGTGGCCTGGCGCGCGCGCCGCGGCGGCCGGGTGCCGGCCGACACGAAACAGGTCGACCGCATCCGCGCACGGGTCGGCATGGTCTTCCAGAGCTTCAACCTCTGGTCTCACCGCACGGTGCTGGAGAACGTGATCGAGGCGCCGGTCCACGTGCTGGGGCGCCCCAAATCCGAATGCATCGCCGAGGCCGAGGGGCTGCTCGCCAAGGTCGGCATCGCCGACAAGCGCGATCATTACCCGGCGCACCTCTCCGGCGGCCAGCAGCAGCGCGCCGCCATCGCCCGGGCGCTCGCCATGCATCCCCGCGTCCTGCTCTTCGACGAGCCGACCTCCGCCCTCGATCCCGAGCGCGTCGCCGAGGTCCTGCGGGTGATGCGGGCGCTCGCCGAGGAGGGCCGCACCATGCTGGTCGTCACCCACGAGATGGCCTTCGCCCGGGACGTCGCCCACCGGGTGGTCTTCCTGCACGAGGGACGGATCCTGGAGGACGGGCCGTCCGAGCAGGTGTTTTCCGCGCCGCAATCGGAGCGGTTCCGGCAGTTTTTGGCGCGGGGGGAGTGA
- a CDS encoding DJ-1/PfpI family protein, whose protein sequence is MSLSFGILVFPQVQQLDLTGPYEVFASVPDSAVHLIWKNGDPVPSATGLPFVPTATFETCPPLDVLCIPGGSGVNALLEDEAVLDFVRARAAEVRYLTSVCTGALVLGAAGLLKGKRATTHWYAHDFLSHFGAVPVQDRVVRDGTLITAGGVTSGIDFGLTVVAELLGREEAETVQLALEYAPAPPFEAGTPAEAPEAVVARAKKRLSGSRAAREAIIGRIT, encoded by the coding sequence TTGTCGCTCAGCTTCGGAATCCTCGTTTTCCCGCAGGTCCAGCAACTCGACCTCACCGGGCCCTACGAGGTCTTCGCCTCGGTGCCGGACAGCGCGGTCCACCTGATCTGGAAGAACGGCGATCCCGTGCCCTCGGCCACCGGGCTGCCCTTCGTGCCGACCGCGACCTTCGAGACCTGCCCGCCCCTCGACGTGCTCTGCATCCCGGGCGGCAGCGGGGTGAACGCGCTCCTCGAGGACGAGGCGGTGCTGGACTTCGTGCGGGCGCGGGCGGCGGAGGTCCGCTACCTCACCTCGGTCTGCACCGGGGCGCTGGTCCTCGGTGCGGCCGGCCTGCTGAAGGGCAAGCGGGCGACCACGCACTGGTACGCGCACGATTTCCTCAGTCATTTCGGCGCCGTGCCGGTGCAGGACCGCGTGGTGCGCGACGGCACTCTGATCACCGCCGGCGGCGTGACCTCGGGCATCGATTTCGGGCTCACGGTGGTGGCGGAACTCCTCGGCCGCGAGGAGGCCGAGACGGTTCAGCTCGCCCTGGAATACGCGCCGGCCCCGCCCTTCGAGGCCGGCACCCCGGCCGAGGCGCCGGAGGCGGTAGTGGCGCGGGCGAAGAAGCGGCTCTCCGGATCGCGGGCGGCCCGGGAGGCGATCATCGGGCGGATCACCTGA
- a CDS encoding autotransporter serine protease, whose protein sequence is MPIQTQSRRHATAARGLIALLCSTISYAALAQSSGYQDPGRLGDAASWRTPEYLGDWGLTSMRADHAYARGITGRGVVVGSVDSGFLATHPEFAGQVTPLTVQGTYLADGYRYETAGGVRSDLFTAGSPFSVPGTWIRGVNDDHGTHVDGTIAARRDGTGMHGVAFGASLLATNTNATDSAIYGANQDYTYFKAAYGNLVAAGARVINSSWGSPPPPENYNTLAGVASGYAKFQGRLDWLDAVAETARQYGTIMVFAAGNAGVNNPTVRAALPYFQPDLESRWIAASGLTIDDGTAFNRCGLAKYWCIAAPGRGILSTVTSTTGVAGYGSKSGTSMSAPHVTGALALVMERYPYMTNEQARDVLLTTATHLGSGPADVPNETFGWGKIDLGRAMNGPGQFLGRFTATLPGGTLDVWSNDISDAALRQRQAEDSTEIATWLLNQSVSNPRSGQPVVALTADQQAEYLWREARSQAYLARTYQGGLTKAGDGTLILAGNNSYTGTTEVNGGLLAVTGRVTSLTNVNAGGTLGGSTLSGGGLLGSVNVRSGGTLSPGVGGLDSLIVVGDLSFARGSRYAVEVAPGASDRVAVLGTARIEGGTVAVTSEGADSLVPGAVRSLLGQRTVILRSTNAIVGRFDGATPGYAFIGASLDYDARDVGLTLARNGATFASVGATRNQAVTGGAIEALGAGNALYETVLVSTDAGAARNAFASLSGEVHASAVTAQFETAFFVREAILDRLRRGDVPGAPVFGNLSAPSLPAAYSADLPGRVAPPVQVPAQLAEPRPYAVWGQGFGAFGRTRGDGNAASLSRRISGFVLGADAQMDFGGLPGAWRLGVAGGYTNTSLDVTGRAASGVIESGFGGLYAGTTLGPVSYRFGGIAGGNSLSLRRSILAPGLAQGLSARTGGITAQVFGEVGYRVAFGAAVIEPFVGAAAIRIGQDAFTERGGPAALSGLGRDNDLAATTVGLRGSTRLSADLPVTLTGLVGWRRAYGDVVPKALLAFGAGQTGFLVAGIPINRDAVVAQAGLDWAFSPAATLGVSYTGQAGERAQDHAVKGNFTYRF, encoded by the coding sequence ATGCCAATCCAGACACAGTCGAGACGCCATGCGACGGCCGCCCGCGGCCTGATCGCGCTGCTCTGCTCGACGATCTCTTACGCAGCGTTGGCCCAGTCGTCCGGTTATCAGGATCCCGGGCGCCTCGGCGATGCGGCGAGCTGGCGGACGCCGGAATATCTCGGCGATTGGGGCCTGACCTCGATGCGGGCCGACCATGCCTATGCACGCGGCATCACCGGCCGCGGCGTGGTGGTGGGCTCGGTCGATTCGGGCTTTCTCGCCACCCATCCGGAATTCGCCGGACAGGTGACGCCGCTCACCGTGCAGGGCACCTACCTGGCGGACGGCTACCGCTACGAGACCGCCGGGGGCGTGCGCAGCGACCTGTTCACGGCCGGGAGCCCGTTCTCGGTGCCGGGCACCTGGATCCGGGGCGTCAACGACGACCACGGCACCCATGTCGACGGCACCATCGCGGCGCGGCGCGACGGCACCGGCATGCACGGCGTCGCCTTCGGGGCGAGCCTGCTCGCCACCAACACCAACGCCACCGATTCCGCGATCTACGGCGCCAACCAGGACTACACCTACTTCAAGGCCGCCTACGGCAACCTCGTGGCGGCGGGGGCCCGGGTGATCAACTCGTCCTGGGGCAGCCCGCCTCCACCTGAGAACTACAACACCCTCGCGGGGGTCGCTTCCGGCTACGCCAAGTTCCAGGGCCGGCTCGACTGGCTCGACGCGGTGGCGGAGACCGCCCGGCAATACGGCACGATCATGGTCTTCGCCGCCGGCAATGCCGGGGTGAACAACCCGACCGTGCGGGCCGCCCTGCCCTATTTCCAGCCCGACCTCGAATCGCGCTGGATCGCGGCGTCGGGCCTGACCATCGACGACGGCACGGCGTTCAACCGGTGCGGGCTCGCCAAGTACTGGTGCATTGCCGCGCCCGGGCGCGGCATCCTGAGCACCGTCACCTCGACCACGGGCGTGGCCGGCTACGGCTCGAAGAGCGGCACCTCGATGTCGGCGCCCCACGTCACCGGCGCGCTGGCCCTGGTGATGGAACGCTACCCCTACATGACCAACGAGCAGGCGCGCGACGTGCTGCTCACCACCGCGACCCATCTCGGCAGCGGCCCGGCCGACGTGCCGAACGAGACCTTCGGCTGGGGCAAGATCGACCTCGGCCGGGCGATGAACGGCCCGGGCCAGTTCCTCGGCCGCTTCACCGCCACCTTGCCGGGCGGCACGCTCGACGTCTGGTCCAACGACATCTCGGACGCAGCCCTGCGCCAGCGCCAGGCCGAAGACAGCACCGAGATCGCGACCTGGCTGCTGAATCAATCCGTCAGCAACCCGAGATCCGGCCAGCCGGTGGTGGCCCTCACTGCCGATCAGCAGGCCGAGTACCTCTGGCGCGAGGCGCGCAGCCAAGCCTACCTGGCCCGCACCTACCAGGGCGGACTGACCAAGGCCGGGGACGGCACGTTGATCCTCGCCGGCAACAACTCCTATACCGGGACCACCGAGGTGAATGGCGGCCTTCTCGCCGTCACCGGGCGGGTGACCTCGCTCACCAACGTCAATGCCGGCGGCACGCTGGGCGGCTCGACCCTGAGCGGCGGCGGCTTGCTCGGCAGCGTAAACGTCCGCTCCGGCGGCACCCTCTCGCCGGGCGTCGGCGGCCTCGACTCCCTCATCGTGGTCGGGGACCTGAGCTTCGCCCGCGGCTCGCGCTACGCCGTCGAGGTGGCCCCCGGCGCCAGCGACCGCGTCGCGGTGCTCGGCACCGCGCGGATCGAGGGCGGCACCGTCGCGGTCACGTCCGAGGGCGCGGACAGCCTCGTCCCAGGTGCCGTTCGGAGCCTGCTCGGCCAGCGCACCGTCATCCTGCGGTCGACGAACGCGATCGTCGGCCGCTTCGACGGCGCGACCCCGGGCTACGCCTTCATCGGGGCGAGCCTCGACTACGACGCACGCGACGTCGGCCTGACGCTGGCGCGCAACGGAGCGACCTTCGCGTCGGTCGGCGCCACCCGCAACCAGGCGGTGACGGGCGGGGCGATCGAGGCTCTCGGCGCCGGCAACGCACTCTACGAGACGGTGCTGGTCAGCACCGATGCGGGGGCGGCGCGCAACGCCTTCGCCTCCCTGTCGGGCGAGGTCCATGCCAGCGCGGTGACGGCGCAGTTCGAGACCGCGTTCTTCGTCCGCGAGGCGATCCTCGACCGCCTGCGCCGGGGCGACGTACCGGGCGCGCCGGTCTTCGGAAACCTCTCGGCCCCCAGCCTGCCGGCGGCCTACTCGGCCGACCTGCCGGGCCGGGTCGCGCCGCCGGTCCAGGTCCCGGCGCAACTGGCCGAGCCGCGGCCTTACGCGGTCTGGGGCCAGGGCTTCGGCGCCTTCGGCCGCACGCGGGGCGACGGCAATGCCGCCTCGCTGTCGCGCCGGATCAGCGGCTTCGTGCTCGGCGCCGACGCGCAGATGGATTTCGGCGGACTCCCCGGCGCCTGGCGCCTCGGTGTCGCCGGCGGCTACACCAACACCAGCCTCGACGTGACCGGCCGCGCCGCCTCCGGCGTGATCGAGAGCGGCTTCGGCGGCCTTTATGCCGGCACCACCCTCGGACCGGTCTCCTACCGCTTCGGCGGCATCGCCGGGGGCAACAGCCTGTCGCTCCGGCGCAGCATCCTGGCGCCCGGCCTCGCCCAGGGCCTGAGCGCCCGCACCGGCGGCATCACCGCGCAGGTCTTCGGCGAGGTCGGCTACCGGGTGGCGTTCGGGGCGGCGGTCATCGAGCCCTTCGTCGGTGCGGCCGCGATCCGCATCGGCCAGGACGCGTTTACCGAGCGCGGTGGGCCGGCGGCCCTCTCCGGCCTCGGCCGCGACAACGACCTCGCCGCCACGACCGTGGGGTTGCGGGGCTCGACCCGCCTCTCGGCCGACCTGCCGGTGACCCTCACCGGCCTCGTCGGCTGGCGCCGGGCCTATGGCGACGTGGTGCCCAAGGCCCTCCTCGCCTTCGGGGCCGGTCAGACCGGCTTCCTGGTCGCCGGCATACCGATCAACCGCGACGCGGTGGTGGCGCAAGCCGGCCTCGACTGGGCATTCTCCCCGGCGGCGACGCTCGGCGTCTCCTATACCGGCCAGGCCGGCGAGCGGGCGCAGGACCATGCGGTGAAGGGGAACTTCACCTACCGGTTCTGA
- a CDS encoding MFS transporter, whose amino-acid sequence MTSSVYPATAAAVAEPEAVKTPKKAALASWIGSAVEYYDFFIYGTAAALIFPKLFFAPNNPQAAAIASFATFGVAYITRPLGAVALGHIGDRFGRKKVLTFTLLLMGLSTFMIGCLPTYEQLGILSPILLVIARLLQGISAAGEQAGANSMTLEHAPSNKRAFFTSFTLSGTQAGLILATLVFLPITQMPEAQMLSWGWRIPFFLSALVVAVGFWVRRTLPETPVFEKEQETQVHAKADLPVAVLFRTQWADVLRVIFAALVSVVSTIFSVFTLSYAVNTMQIDRSTMLTVLILANVVALGAIPAFAALSDRIGRRPVFIFGALGSAALIWPYMWAISQGNIPLIFTFGILLSGVVYSAANGVWPSLYGEMFDTKVRLSGMAIGTQIGFALGGFAPVISASLLGTGPTGWVPVAVFVTATAAIAALSIVTARETYRTPMEMLGKR is encoded by the coding sequence ATGACCTCCTCCGTCTATCCCGCGACCGCCGCCGCGGTCGCCGAACCCGAGGCCGTGAAGACGCCGAAGAAGGCCGCACTCGCGAGCTGGATCGGCAGCGCGGTCGAATACTACGACTTCTTCATCTACGGCACTGCCGCGGCGCTGATCTTCCCGAAACTGTTCTTCGCCCCGAACAACCCGCAGGCGGCGGCGATCGCCTCGTTCGCGACCTTCGGCGTCGCCTACATCACCCGGCCCCTCGGCGCGGTGGCGCTCGGCCATATCGGCGACCGCTTCGGCCGCAAGAAGGTGCTGACCTTCACGCTGCTCCTGATGGGTCTCTCGACCTTCATGATCGGCTGCCTGCCGACCTACGAGCAGCTCGGCATCCTGTCGCCGATCCTGCTCGTCATCGCCCGCCTGCTCCAGGGCATCTCGGCGGCCGGCGAGCAGGCCGGCGCCAACTCGATGACCCTCGAACACGCGCCGTCGAACAAGCGCGCCTTCTTCACCAGCTTCACCTTGAGCGGGACCCAGGCCGGGCTGATCCTCGCCACGCTGGTCTTCCTGCCGATCACCCAGATGCCCGAGGCGCAGATGCTGTCCTGGGGCTGGCGCATCCCGTTCTTCCTCAGCGCCCTCGTGGTCGCGGTCGGCTTCTGGGTCCGCCGCACCCTGCCGGAGACCCCGGTCTTCGAGAAGGAGCAGGAGACGCAGGTCCACGCCAAGGCGGACCTGCCGGTGGCCGTGCTGTTCCGCACCCAGTGGGCCGACGTGCTGCGGGTGATCTTCGCCGCGCTGGTCTCGGTGGTGAGCACGATCTTCAGCGTCTTCACCCTGTCCTACGCGGTCAACACGATGCAGATCGACCGCTCGACGATGCTGACCGTGCTGATCCTCGCCAACGTGGTGGCGCTCGGCGCGATTCCCGCCTTCGCGGCGCTCTCCGACCGCATCGGCCGCCGTCCGGTCTTCATCTTCGGCGCGCTCGGCTCCGCCGCTTTGATCTGGCCCTACATGTGGGCGATCAGCCAGGGCAACATCCCGCTGATCTTCACCTTCGGCATCCTGCTCTCGGGCGTGGTCTACAGCGCCGCCAACGGGGTGTGGCCGTCGCTCTACGGCGAGATGTTCGACACCAAGGTCCGTCTGTCGGGCATGGCGATCGGCACCCAGATCGGCTTCGCCCTCGGCGGCTTCGCCCCGGTCATCAGCGCCTCGCTCCTCGGCACCGGCCCGACCGGCTGGGTCCCGGTCGCGGTCTTCGTCACCGCCACGGCGGCGATCGCCGCTTTGTCGATCGTCACGGCGCGGGAGACCTACCGGACGCCGATGGAGATGCTGGGCAAGCGCTGA
- a CDS encoding shikimate dehydrogenase, with product MGAATHSVLAGLIGNGIQASRTPAMHEHEGDAQGLRLLYQKIDLERLGLGADALSDLLTAAERMGFSGLNITHPCKQAVLAHLDELSPDAAALGAVNTVVLRDGKRVGHNTDWWGFAEAFRRGLPDAALDRVVQLGAGGAGAAVAHALLTLGVKDLVLNDIDPARAAGVAASLCERFGAGRARACTDLAAEVAAADGLVHCTPTGMDKYPGLPLPAEYLHPTLFVAEIVYFPLETALLREARRIGCRTLDGGGMAVFQAVEAFRLITGLTPDPERMLRHFAELGRTA from the coding sequence ATGGGCGCAGCCACTCATTCCGTCCTGGCCGGCCTGATCGGCAACGGCATCCAGGCCTCCCGCACCCCGGCGATGCACGAGCACGAGGGCGACGCGCAGGGCCTGCGGCTCCTCTACCAGAAGATCGACCTGGAAAGGCTCGGCCTCGGAGCCGACGCCCTGTCGGACCTGCTGACGGCGGCCGAGCGGATGGGTTTCTCGGGCCTCAACATCACCCATCCGTGCAAGCAGGCGGTGCTCGCCCATCTCGACGAGCTGTCGCCCGACGCGGCGGCTCTCGGCGCGGTCAACACCGTGGTCCTGCGCGACGGCAAGCGCGTCGGCCACAACACCGACTGGTGGGGCTTCGCCGAGGCGTTCCGGCGCGGCCTGCCGGACGCGGCGCTTGATCGGGTGGTGCAGCTCGGCGCCGGTGGTGCCGGTGCGGCGGTCGCTCACGCGCTCCTGACCCTCGGGGTCAAGGATCTCGTCCTCAACGACATCGACCCGGCGCGCGCGGCTGGCGTCGCGGCCTCGCTCTGCGAGCGGTTCGGCGCCGGCCGGGCGCGGGCCTGCACCGACCTCGCGGCGGAAGTCGCCGCGGCCGACGGCCTCGTCCATTGCACGCCGACCGGCATGGACAAGTATCCGGGCCTGCCGCTGCCGGCCGAATACCTGCACCCGACGCTGTTCGTCGCCGAGATCGTCTATTTCCCGCTCGAGACCGCGCTCCTGCGCGAGGCGCGGCGGATCGGCTGCCGCACCCTCGACGGCGGCGGCATGGCGGTGTTCCAGGCGGTCGAGGCGTTCCGCCTCATCACCGGCCTGACCCCGGACCCGGAGCGGATGCTCCGCCATTTCGCCGAGCTCGGCCGGACGGCCTGA